The Rhododendron vialii isolate Sample 1 chromosome 6a, ASM3025357v1 genome includes a window with the following:
- the LOC131329618 gene encoding rho GDP-dissociation inhibitor 1-like, with product MGLGGESGENENEIPETKSNQPRGSTGQEDSSDERLSRQPSEASCYATEEEEEEARLQLGPKCSIKEHLEKDKDDESLRRWKEQLLGSVDVNSVGETLEPDVKILSLTILCPGRPDIVLQIPEDGDPKGVWFTLKEGTHYHLRFSIKVSNNIVSGLRYTNTVWKTGLKVDSSKEMLGTFSPQPEPYIHEMPEETTPSGYFARGSYAAKSRFVDDDNKCYLEINYTFGIQKEWVE from the exons ATGGGTTTGGGTGGAGAGTCCGGAGAAAACGAAAATGAAATCcctgaaacaaaatcaaaccaGCCAAGAGGTTCTACAGGCCAAGAAGATTCTAGCGATGAGAGGCTAAGCAGACAGCCAAGTGAAGCCTCTTGTTATGCAacggaggaagaagaagaagaagcccgTTTGCAGTTGGGTCCCAAGTGCAGTATCAAAGAACATCTTGAAAAGGACAAG GATGATGAGAGTTTGAGGCGGTGGAAAGAACAGCTTCTTGGCAGTGTTGATGTCAATTCTGTTGGAG AAACTCTTGAACCAGATGTCAAGATTTTGAGCCTTACTATACTCTGCCCCGGTAGACCTGATATTGTTCTTCAAATTCCTGAGGATGGGGACCCCAAAGGAGTATGGTTTACCCTGAAAGAAGGAACCCATTATCATCTGAGATTCTCTATTAAGGTCAGCAATAACATCGTTTCGGGCCTGAGGTACACCAACACTGTCTGGAAAACTGGTCTTAAGG TTGATAGCTCAAAGGAGATGCTTGGAACTTTCAGTCCTCAGCCAGAGCCTTACATACATGAGATGCCAGAAGAGACCACCCCCTCTGGCTATTTTGCAAGAGGATCATATGCAGCAAAATCAAGG TTTGTTGATGATGACAACAAGTGCTACCTGGAAATCAACTACACATTTGGTATCCAGAAAGAATGGGTGGAGTGA
- the LOC131329617 gene encoding proliferating cell nuclear antigen-like isoform X3 produces MLELRLVQGSLLKKVLESIKDLVNDANFDCSATGFSLQATDSSHVALVALLLRSEGFEHYRCDRNISMGMNLNIMAKILKCAGNDDIFTLKADDGSDTVTFMFESPIVISVTNEGVRFSTRGDIVTANLCRPNTMVDKPEEATIIEMNEPVSLKFALRYMNSFTKATPLSSTVTLSLFSGLPVVVEYKIAEMGYIRFYLAPKIEEVDD; encoded by the exons ATGCTGGAGCTCAGACTCGTTCAGGGCAGCCTGTTGAAGAAGGTCCTGGAGTCGATCAAGGACCTGGTCAACGACGCCAACTTCGACTGCTCCGCCACCGGCTTCTCCCTCCAGGCCACGGACTCGAGCCACGTCGCTCTGGTCGCGCTCCTTCTCAGATCCGAGGGGTTCGAGCACTACCGGTGCGACCGGAACATATCGATGGGCATGAATCTTAACATTATGGCCAAGATACTCAAGTGCGCcggtaatgatgatattttcacGCTTAAGGCGGACGACGGGAGCGATACCGTCACCTTCATGTTCGAAAGTCCAA TTGTGATATCTGTGACAAACGAAGGTGTCAGGTTCTCTACAAGAGGTGATATTGTGACTGCAAATCTTTGTCGCCCGAATACCATGGTAGACAAG CCTGAAGAAGCTACAATCATAGAGATGAATGAGCCAGTATCACTTAAATTTGCTCTAAGATACATGAACTCCTTCACAAAGGCAACCCCATTGTCAAGTACAGTCACATTAAGCTTATTTTCCGGGCTACCAGTTGTGGTTGAGTACAAGATTGCAGAAATGGGTTATATCAGGTTCTACTTGGCTCCTAAGATTGAAGAGGTTGATGACTAG
- the LOC131329616 gene encoding rho GDP-dissociation inhibitor 1-like: MMIRLLLIIFFTVLQFSFCFSIETLEPDVKILSLTILCPGRPDIVLQIPEDGDPKGVWFTLKEGTHYHLRFSIKVSNNIVSGLRYTNTVWKTGLKVDSSKEMLGTFSPQPEPYIHEMPEETTPSGYFARGSYAAKSRVSDSPVLHYLFVVLQFQCTQKVDDLEKSSSFV; the protein is encoded by the exons ATGATGATTAGGCTGcttcttattattttttttactgttcttcaattttctttttgtttctctatAGAAACTCTTGAACCAGATGTCAAGATTTTGAGCCTTACTATACTCTGCCCCGGTAGACCTGACATTGTTCTTCAAATTCCTGAGGATGGGGACCCCAAAGGAGTATGGTTTACCCTGAAAGAAGGAACCCATTATCATCTGAGATTCTCTATTAAGGTCAGCAATAACATCGTTTCGGGCCTGAGGTACACCAACACTGTCTGGAAAACTGGTCTTAAGG TTGATAGCTCAAAGGAGATGCTTGGAACTTTCAGTCCTCAGCCAGAGCCTTACATACATGAGATGCCAGAAGAGACCACCCCCTCTGGCTATTTTGCAAGAGGATCATATGCAGCAAAATCAAGGGTAAGCGATTCACCTGTTTTGCATTATCTTTTTGTGGTTCTTCAATTTCAGTGCACTCAGAAGGTTGATGATCTGGAAAAATCTTCCTCGTTTGTGTGA
- the LOC131329617 gene encoding proliferating cell nuclear antigen-like isoform X1 yields the protein MLELRLVQGSLLKKVLESIKDLVNDANFDCSATGFSLQATDSSHVALVALLLRSEGFEHYRCDRNISMGMNLNIMAKILKCAGNDDIFTLKADDGSDTVTFMFESPTQDKIADFEMKLMDINSEHVGIPEVDYHAIVRMPSSEFARICKDLSSMGDTGIVISVTNEGVRFSTRGDIVTANLCRPNTMVDKPEEATIIEMNEPVSLKFALRYMNSFTKATPLSSTVTLSLFSGLPVVVEYKIAEMGYIRFYLAPKIEEVDD from the exons ATGCTGGAGCTCAGACTCGTTCAGGGCAGCCTGTTGAAGAAGGTCCTGGAGTCGATCAAGGACCTGGTCAACGACGCCAACTTCGACTGCTCCGCCACCGGCTTCTCCCTCCAGGCCACGGACTCGAGCCACGTCGCTCTGGTCGCGCTCCTTCTCAGATCCGAGGGGTTCGAGCACTACCGGTGCGACCGGAACATATCGATGGGCATGAATCTTAACATTATGGCCAAGATACTCAAGTGCGCcggtaatgatgatattttcacGCTTAAGGCGGACGACGGGAGCGATACCGTCACCTTCATGTTCGAAAGTCCAA CTCAAGATAAGATTGCCGATTTTGAGATGAAGTTGATGGACATCAATAGTGAGCATGTTGGAATTCCGGAAGTCGACTACCATGCTATCGTCCGGATGCCCTCATCAGAATTTGCCAGGATTTGTAAAGATCTTAGTAGTATGGGTGACACTGGTA TTGTGATATCTGTGACAAACGAAGGTGTCAGGTTCTCTACAAGAGGTGATATTGTGACTGCAAATCTTTGTCGCCCGAATACCATGGTAGACAAG CCTGAAGAAGCTACAATCATAGAGATGAATGAGCCAGTATCACTTAAATTTGCTCTAAGATACATGAACTCCTTCACAAAGGCAACCCCATTGTCAAGTACAGTCACATTAAGCTTATTTTCCGGGCTACCAGTTGTGGTTGAGTACAAGATTGCAGAAATGGGTTATATCAGGTTCTACTTGGCTCCTAAGATTGAAGAGGTTGATGACTAG
- the LOC131329617 gene encoding proliferating cell nuclear antigen-like isoform X2, whose amino-acid sequence MLELRLVQGSLLKKVLESIKDLVNDANFDCSATGFSLQATDSSHVALVALLLRSEGFEHYRCDRNISMGMNLNIMAKILKCAGNDDIFTLKADDGSDTVTFMFESPTQDKIADFEMKLMDINSEHVGIPEVDYHAIVRMPSSEFARICKDLSSMGDTVVISVTNEGVRFSTRGDIVTANLCRPNTMVDKPEEATIIEMNEPVSLKFALRYMNSFTKATPLSSTVTLSLFSGLPVVVEYKIAEMGYIRFYLAPKIEEVDD is encoded by the exons ATGCTGGAGCTCAGACTCGTTCAGGGCAGCCTGTTGAAGAAGGTCCTGGAGTCGATCAAGGACCTGGTCAACGACGCCAACTTCGACTGCTCCGCCACCGGCTTCTCCCTCCAGGCCACGGACTCGAGCCACGTCGCTCTGGTCGCGCTCCTTCTCAGATCCGAGGGGTTCGAGCACTACCGGTGCGACCGGAACATATCGATGGGCATGAATCTTAACATTATGGCCAAGATACTCAAGTGCGCcggtaatgatgatattttcacGCTTAAGGCGGACGACGGGAGCGATACCGTCACCTTCATGTTCGAAAGTCCAA CTCAAGATAAGATTGCCGATTTTGAGATGAAGTTGATGGACATCAATAGTGAGCATGTTGGAATTCCGGAAGTCGACTACCATGCTATCGTCCGGATGCCCTCATCAGAATTTGCCAGGATTTGTAAAGATCTTAGTAGTATGGGTGACACTG TTGTGATATCTGTGACAAACGAAGGTGTCAGGTTCTCTACAAGAGGTGATATTGTGACTGCAAATCTTTGTCGCCCGAATACCATGGTAGACAAG CCTGAAGAAGCTACAATCATAGAGATGAATGAGCCAGTATCACTTAAATTTGCTCTAAGATACATGAACTCCTTCACAAAGGCAACCCCATTGTCAAGTACAGTCACATTAAGCTTATTTTCCGGGCTACCAGTTGTGGTTGAGTACAAGATTGCAGAAATGGGTTATATCAGGTTCTACTTGGCTCCTAAGATTGAAGAGGTTGATGACTAG